One window of Polynucleobacter sp. HIN5 genomic DNA carries:
- a CDS encoding glutathione binding-like protein, with product MIDVYSWATPNGHKIHIMMEECGYRLDRDWRAIPIDIGKGDQFKPAFLKISPNNKIPAIVDPNGPDGKPIHLFESGAILLYLANKMGRFLPKSIRGKYETMEWLMFQMGGLGPMLGQNHHFRLYAPQKIDYAIERYTNEAKRLYGVLDERLKKNKFIVGNEYTIADIAIYPWTRRWDKQGMDLKDYPNFKRWFEMVGARPAVQRGVEVLTTLRKPEMDPKEKEQLFGATQYQRRKLAK from the coding sequence ATGATTGATGTATACAGCTGGGCCACTCCCAATGGCCATAAGATCCATATCATGATGGAAGAATGCGGCTATCGCTTAGATCGCGATTGGCGTGCCATTCCAATTGATATTGGCAAAGGGGATCAATTTAAACCCGCTTTTCTGAAAATCAGCCCCAATAATAAGATCCCCGCGATTGTTGATCCCAATGGCCCCGATGGCAAACCGATTCATCTATTTGAATCGGGCGCTATCTTGCTCTATCTTGCTAATAAAATGGGGCGCTTCTTGCCCAAATCAATTCGGGGTAAGTACGAGACAATGGAATGGTTGATGTTTCAGATGGGTGGCTTAGGTCCGATGTTGGGCCAAAATCATCACTTTCGTTTATATGCACCCCAGAAAATTGATTACGCCATAGAGCGCTATACCAATGAAGCAAAGCGTTTGTATGGTGTCTTGGATGAGCGTTTGAAGAAAAATAAGTTCATCGTTGGTAATGAGTACACCATCGCTGATATTGCTATCTATCCCTGGACACGACGTTGGGATAAACAAGGGATGGATCTCAAGGATTACCCAAACTTCAAACGCTGGTTTGAGATGGTTGGTGCACGACCTGCAGTGCAACGCGGTGTTGAGGTATTAACCACTTTGCGTAAGCCTGAGATGGATCCGAAGGAAAAGGAACAGTTGTTTGGTGCAACTCAATATCAACGCAGGAAGCTAGCAAAATGA
- a CDS encoding 3-hydroxybutyryl-CoA dehydrogenase — MTITSIGIIGAGTMGNGIAQVAASAGYDVVLLDVSDAALEKGLAALSNSLDRLIKKEVMNAEQKSQTLARIKTTTHYADLAQVSLVIEAATENQAIKESILQQVDRVVSNDTIIASNTSSISITHLGLRNSRPERFIGIHFFNPPPLMALIEVIMGKQTSPETLKTVLAMATRMGKEPITVQSSPGFVVNRILLPMINEAFFVLHEGIASPEDIDTGMKLGCNHPIGPLALADLIGLDTCLAIMEVYHHEFKDDKYRPSPLLINLVAKGNLGRKTGRGVYAYDKK, encoded by the coding sequence ATGACCATTACCTCGATTGGAATTATTGGCGCTGGTACGATGGGTAATGGCATTGCTCAAGTGGCCGCCAGCGCTGGATACGATGTTGTATTACTGGATGTTAGCGATGCGGCACTCGAGAAAGGTTTGGCAGCACTGAGTAATAGCCTTGATCGCCTGATTAAAAAAGAAGTGATGAATGCGGAGCAAAAATCCCAAACATTGGCGCGGATTAAAACAACGACACATTACGCTGATCTGGCTCAAGTCTCTTTAGTCATTGAGGCCGCCACAGAGAATCAAGCCATCAAAGAATCGATCTTGCAGCAAGTCGATCGGGTGGTGAGTAACGATACGATCATTGCGAGCAATACTTCATCCATCTCGATTACGCATTTGGGTTTACGCAACTCACGGCCCGAGCGCTTTATTGGGATTCATTTTTTTAATCCCCCACCCCTCATGGCCCTCATCGAGGTCATCATGGGCAAGCAAACTAGTCCCGAGACCCTAAAGACTGTGCTGGCGATGGCCACGCGTATGGGCAAGGAGCCTATTACTGTCCAAAGCTCACCTGGCTTTGTCGTCAATCGCATCCTTTTGCCAATGATCAATGAAGCCTTCTTTGTCTTACATGAAGGAATTGCCAGCCCCGAAGATATTGATACGGGTATGAAGCTGGGCTGTAATCACCCCATCGGCCCCCTAGCGTTGGCTGACCTCATTGGTCTAGACACTTGTCTGGCGATCATGGAGGTGTATCACCACGAGTTTAAAGACGATAAATATCGCCCATCCCCTCTACTGATTAATTTGGTGGCTAAGGGAAATTTGGGGCGCAAGACTGGACGTGGAGTGTATGCCTACGACAAAAAGTGA
- a CDS encoding DUF3429 domain-containing protein, which produces MPTTKSELPTIVRILGYAGLIPFIGLAFMVQLADSPNDMIALESLVAYGAVIVSFLGALHWGACFKTIGESTQNRWLDHSVWIWGIMPALIAWLAIHIFIPLALLLLAATLIVQRAIDQRTYAYYFANAQMANAFLHMRTHLTIVASVCLIWAGLTSLIRNY; this is translated from the coding sequence ATGCCTACGACAAAAAGTGAGTTACCAACGATTGTGCGGATCCTCGGATACGCGGGGCTCATTCCATTTATTGGACTGGCATTCATGGTCCAGTTAGCGGATAGCCCTAACGATATGATTGCTCTTGAGTCATTGGTCGCTTATGGCGCAGTGATCGTCTCGTTTTTGGGCGCTTTGCACTGGGGCGCTTGCTTTAAGACCATCGGCGAGTCGACCCAAAATCGCTGGCTGGATCACAGCGTTTGGATTTGGGGGATCATGCCAGCACTGATTGCGTGGTTGGCGATTCATATCTTTATCCCATTGGCACTGCTCTTACTCGCAGCCACTTTGATCGTTCAGCGCGCAATTGATCAACGCACCTACGCATACTATTTTGCGAACGCTCAAATGGCAAACGCATTCCTGCACATGCGCACCCATTTAACGATTGTGGCTTCGGTGTGTTTGATCTGGGCGGGTCTAACCAGCCTCATTCGCAATTACTAA
- a CDS encoding TIGR00645 family protein, translating into MNEDKEFLIEKKLRPLPRWIFMSRWLQAPLYIGLIVAQGVYVWQFWLELIHLITMMKDKEMTETALMLIVLGLIDVVMISNLLVMVIVGGWETFVSRLDLHDHPDQPEWLSHVNAGVLKVKLATAIIGISSIHLLKTFINAASYDEKTLLWQTMIHITFVLSALAIAYTEKIIAAAHQKH; encoded by the coding sequence ATGAACGAAGATAAAGAATTCTTAATCGAAAAGAAATTACGTCCCTTGCCGCGTTGGATCTTTATGTCCCGTTGGCTACAGGCTCCTCTTTATATCGGCCTCATTGTCGCCCAAGGTGTTTATGTTTGGCAGTTCTGGTTAGAGCTAATTCATCTCATCACGATGATGAAAGATAAGGAAATGACCGAGACTGCCTTGATGCTAATTGTCTTGGGGCTCATTGATGTGGTGATGATCTCCAATCTCTTGGTGATGGTGATTGTGGGTGGCTGGGAGACCTTTGTCTCACGCTTAGATCTTCATGATCACCCCGATCAGCCCGAATGGCTCTCGCACGTCAATGCTGGGGTTTTAAAGGTCAAACTGGCTACCGCGATTATTGGGATCTCTTCGATTCATTTGCTAAAGACGTTTATCAATGCCGCTTCGTATGATGAGAAAACCTTGCTTTGGCAAACCATGATTCATATAACGTTTGTTCTATCGGCATTAGCGATTGCGTATACCGAGAAGATCATTGCGGCCGCCCACCAGAAACACTAG
- a CDS encoding replication-associated recombination protein A — translation MPSLFDSKPIAPLAEALRPKTIEEVIGQAHLLGPGKPLRLAFESGQPHSMILWGPPGVGKTTIARLSAHAFHHSFIAISAVLAGVKEIREAIERAHHDMAQFGRQTILFIDEIHRFNKSQQDALLPHMESGLFTVIGATTENPSFEVNAALLSRAQVYVLKPLTSDELRQLLARACEHALPSVTLSDDAMTTIVAYADGDARRLMNLIEQLQQTVRTQGITSVDRALIENTLNLNARRFDKGGDQFYDQISALHKSVRGSHPDAALYWLCRMLDGGADPRYLARRIIRMAWEDIGLADPRAMQLANDAAQTYERLGSPEGELALGQAVVYLAIAPKSNASYHAFNAARAFVASDRSREVPVHLRNAPTQLMKDLGHGHAYRYAHDEPHAYAAGESYLPEGMAEPRWYEPVERGLEIKIAERMAFLRDLDEQANKT, via the coding sequence ATGCCCAGCCTTTTTGACTCCAAACCCATTGCGCCATTAGCCGAGGCTTTGCGCCCCAAGACCATCGAGGAAGTGATTGGTCAGGCGCACTTGTTGGGACCCGGCAAACCATTACGCTTAGCGTTTGAAAGTGGTCAACCGCATTCAATGATTTTATGGGGGCCGCCTGGGGTTGGCAAAACTACGATTGCTAGATTATCTGCACACGCCTTTCATCACTCCTTCATTGCGATCTCTGCTGTCCTTGCGGGCGTTAAAGAAATCCGGGAGGCGATTGAGCGGGCGCACCATGACATGGCTCAGTTTGGTCGGCAAACGATTTTATTTATTGATGAGATTCATCGATTTAATAAGAGTCAGCAAGATGCATTGCTACCGCATATGGAATCAGGTCTCTTCACAGTGATTGGCGCAACCACTGAGAACCCTTCTTTTGAGGTCAATGCTGCCCTCCTCTCACGCGCTCAAGTGTATGTTCTCAAACCACTCACCAGCGATGAGCTAAGGCAACTCCTAGCGCGTGCGTGCGAGCATGCTTTACCAAGCGTTACGCTCAGTGACGATGCCATGACAACCATCGTGGCCTATGCCGATGGGGATGCACGGCGCTTAATGAACTTAATCGAGCAATTGCAACAAACCGTCCGCACACAAGGCATTACTTCGGTAGATCGGGCTCTGATTGAGAACACCCTTAATCTCAATGCGCGGCGCTTTGATAAAGGTGGTGATCAGTTTTATGACCAGATCTCGGCCTTGCATAAATCGGTACGCGGCTCGCACCCCGATGCCGCGCTCTATTGGTTATGCCGCATGCTCGATGGCGGGGCCGATCCGCGCTATCTCGCACGTCGGATTATTCGGATGGCCTGGGAAGACATTGGTCTAGCCGATCCACGGGCGATGCAACTTGCCAATGATGCTGCACAGACCTATGAGCGCTTGGGATCCCCTGAAGGGGAGCTAGCCTTAGGTCAAGCCGTGGTTTATCTGGCGATTGCACCCAAGAGCAATGCGAGCTATCACGCATTTAATGCAGCTCGTGCTTTTGTTGCAAGCGATCGCAGTCGCGAAGTACCGGTGCATTTGCGTAATGCCCCGACCCAACTCATGAAAGACCTCGGGCATGGTCATGCCTATCGCTATGCACATGATGAACCTCATGCCTACGCTGCAGGAGAATCGTATTTACCCGAAGGGATGGCAGAGCCGCGCTGGTATGAGCCGGTTGAGCGTGGCCTCGAAATTAAGATTGCGGAGCGCATGGCCTTCTTGCGTGACTTGGATGAGCAGGCGAATAAAACGTAA
- a CDS encoding LexA family protein — protein sequence MKSPDLNPLLSSCFAPIRRGSCYRPLIAGRAPAGFPSPAADHYDKRLDLNEHLVLHPEATFFLRVKGNSMIGAGIHDGDLLVVDRSLEPGHGRVVIAALDGELTVKRLHQQRGKILLCADNPDYPAIEIRQGQELQIWGVVAHVIHKV from the coding sequence ATGAAATCCCCTGATTTAAACCCTCTTCTGTCTTCGTGCTTCGCCCCCATCCGGCGTGGGTCTTGCTATCGACCCCTGATCGCTGGACGCGCACCTGCCGGGTTTCCATCACCCGCTGCCGATCATTACGACAAACGCCTTGATCTCAACGAGCACCTGGTCTTGCATCCGGAGGCTACATTTTTCTTACGAGTCAAAGGCAACTCGATGATTGGTGCGGGGATTCATGATGGTGACTTATTGGTAGTGGATCGCTCGCTTGAACCCGGTCATGGTCGCGTCGTGATTGCAGCGCTTGATGGAGAGCTCACCGTAAAACGCTTACACCAACAACGCGGCAAGATTTTGCTCTGCGCTGATAACCCCGATTACCCTGCGATCGAGATTCGTCAGGGGCAAGAGTTACAAATTTGGGGGGTCGTCGCGCACGTGATCCATAAGGTGTAG
- a CDS encoding Y-family DNA polymerase: protein MRPVFALVDGNNFYVSCERVFNPRLEGKPVVVLSNNDGCIVARSQEARALGIRMGAPFFEAKHLMRSHGLIWLSSNYTLYGDMSARLMVLLGEFAPHQEIYSIDECFLDLTGISNDLVAHAQQMRRRIKQYLGLPTCVGIGHSKTLAKLANHIAKKRLHYQGVFSWSHCNRLEADALMADIEIGEVWGVGRRLKIKLEQCGIRSVCDLKYASTSLIRKRFGVVLERTVHELNGISCLDLEDTEDHQTTRKHQIISSKSFGKPVHELDELRQAVVSYVTRAAEKLRQQGSWCSHLLVYLRTNPFAPHHPQYAKSITIPLLIGTDDTRILAQYVSAGIERIYRPGFAYKKAGVMLLGLHPAGQDLGDLFCNPPQRERSSQLMQVMDRLNQEYGSNTLRLAAAGLRPQWTMRSSQRSPNYTTAWHELAQACANR from the coding sequence ATGCGCCCTGTTTTTGCTCTGGTGGATGGCAATAATTTTTATGTCTCGTGTGAGCGCGTCTTTAACCCTCGCCTCGAAGGCAAACCTGTTGTGGTGTTGTCCAATAATGATGGCTGCATCGTTGCCCGCAGCCAAGAAGCGCGCGCACTCGGTATTCGGATGGGAGCACCCTTCTTTGAAGCCAAACATTTGATGCGCTCGCACGGCCTCATTTGGCTCAGCTCCAACTACACTCTGTATGGCGATATGAGCGCTCGCCTGATGGTCCTGTTAGGCGAGTTTGCACCTCACCAAGAAATCTACTCCATCGACGAATGCTTTCTGGATCTAACCGGCATCTCGAATGACTTGGTAGCCCATGCCCAGCAAATGCGTAGGCGCATTAAGCAATACTTAGGGCTGCCAACTTGCGTGGGAATTGGGCACAGCAAGACCTTAGCTAAATTAGCGAACCATATTGCCAAGAAACGTTTGCACTATCAAGGTGTGTTTAGTTGGTCGCATTGCAATCGCCTGGAGGCCGATGCCTTGATGGCCGATATTGAGATTGGTGAAGTATGGGGCGTAGGTCGACGCCTAAAGATCAAACTCGAGCAATGCGGTATACGGAGCGTATGTGATCTGAAATATGCCTCAACTAGTTTGATTCGTAAACGGTTTGGTGTCGTGCTTGAGCGTACCGTGCATGAGCTCAATGGCATTAGTTGCCTTGATTTAGAAGATACCGAAGACCATCAGACGACCCGTAAGCACCAAATTATTTCGAGTAAAAGTTTTGGCAAGCCTGTCCATGAGCTCGATGAGCTACGCCAAGCGGTGGTGAGTTACGTCACGCGCGCTGCCGAGAAATTACGCCAACAAGGTTCATGGTGCTCCCATCTTCTGGTTTATCTGCGCACCAATCCATTTGCACCCCATCACCCTCAATACGCCAAGAGCATTACCATTCCATTATTGATAGGCACGGATGACACGCGCATCTTGGCCCAATACGTTAGCGCAGGTATTGAGCGTATTTATCGTCCTGGCTTTGCGTATAAGAAAGCGGGGGTGATGTTGTTAGGTCTGCATCCAGCCGGTCAAGATCTTGGCGATCTTTTTTGCAATCCGCCACAACGTGAGCGCTCATCGCAACTCATGCAAGTGATGGATCGACTCAATCAAGAGTACGGCTCTAATACCCTACGCCTAGCAGCTGCTGGTTTACGTCCGCAGTGGACTATGCGCTCTTCCCAGCGCAGCCCCAACTACACTACGGCCTGGCATGAGCTTGCCCAAGCATGCGCCAATCGCTAA
- a CDS encoding peptidylprolyl isomerase, translating to MRKFWLSLGLAISITTLSGFSYAGPKVEFKTNLGNFVVDLDSDKAPKTVNNFLAYVKSGFYNGTVFHRVINGFMVQGGGFTTELVQKPTQPPVVSEAQNGLKNQIYTIAMARTSDPDSATAQFYINVKDNPGLDFPNAMGNGYTVFGKVISGTQTIDKIKQVPTGVASTPRGRMADVPNTPVVIESVTILK from the coding sequence ATGCGCAAATTTTGGCTCTCACTGGGTCTCGCTATTAGTATCACCACCCTCTCAGGGTTCTCATACGCAGGACCCAAAGTGGAATTTAAGACCAATCTCGGTAACTTCGTTGTCGACCTTGACTCCGATAAAGCCCCCAAGACCGTCAATAATTTTTTGGCGTATGTAAAGAGCGGTTTCTATAACGGTACCGTATTCCACCGCGTGATTAATGGTTTTATGGTGCAAGGTGGTGGCTTTACTACCGAGCTGGTACAAAAACCAACGCAGCCACCTGTGGTCTCTGAAGCACAAAATGGTTTAAAGAATCAGATCTACACCATTGCCATGGCAAGAACCTCCGATCCCGATTCAGCAACTGCGCAGTTTTATATCAATGTCAAAGACAATCCAGGCTTGGATTTTCCCAATGCGATGGGTAATGGCTATACCGTCTTTGGAAAAGTGATTTCAGGGACACAAACCATCGATAAAATCAAGCAAGTACCAACCGGAGTTGCTTCAACCCCACGCGGTCGCATGGCCGATGTGCCCAATACGCCTGTTGTGATTGAGTCGGTCACCATCCTCAAATAA